The proteins below are encoded in one region of Theropithecus gelada isolate Dixy unplaced genomic scaffold, Tgel_1.0 HiC_scaffold_16096, whole genome shotgun sequence:
- the LOC112617364 gene encoding small glutamine-rich tetratricopeptide repeat-containing protein alpha yields the protein MDNKKRLAYAIIQFLHDQLRHGGLSSDAQESLEVAIQCLETAFGVTVEDSDLALPQTLPEIFEAAATGKEVPQDLRSPARTPPSEEDSAEAERLKTEGNEQMKVENFEAAVHFYGKAIELNPANAVYFCNRAAAYSKLGNYAGAVQDCERAICIDPAYSKAYGRMGLALSSLNKHVEAVAYYKKALELDPDNETYKSNLKIAELKLREAPSPTGGVGSFDIAGLLNNPGFMSMASNLMNNPQIQQLMSGMISGGSNPLGTPGTSPSQNDLASLIQAGQQFAQQMQQQNPELIEQLRSQIRSRTPSASNDDQQE from the exons ATGGACAACAAGAAGCGCCTGGCCTACGCCATCATCCAGTTCCTGCACGATCAGCTCCGGCACGGGGGCCTCTCGTCCGACGCGCAGGAGAGCTTGGAAG TCGCCATCCAGTGCCTGGAGACTGCATTTGGGGTGACGGTGGAAGACAGCGATCTCGCGCTCCCTCAGACTCTGCCAGAGATATTTGAAGCGGCTGCCACGGGCAAG GAGGTGCCGCAGGACCTGAGGAGCCCTGCGCGAACCCCACCTTCTGAGGAGgactcagcagaggcagagcGCCTCAAAACCGAAG GAAACGAGCAGATGAAAGTGGAAAACTTCGAAGCTGCCGTGCATTTCTACGGAAAAGCCATCGAGCTCAACCCAGCCAACGCCGTCTATTTCTGCAACAG AGCCGCGGCCTACAGCAAACTCGGCAACTATGCAGGCGCGGTGCAGGACTGTGAGCGGGCCATCTGCATCGACCCCGCCTACAGCAAGGCCTACGGCAGGATGGG CCTGGCGCTCTCCAGCCTGAACAAGCACGTGGAGGCCGTGGCCTACTACAAGAAGGCCCTGGAGCTGGACCCTGACAACGAGACGTACAAGTCCAACCTCAAGATAGCGGAGCTGAAGCTGCGGGAGGCCCCCAGCCCC ACGGGAGGCGTGGGCAGCTTCGACATCGCCGGCCTGCTCAACAACCCCGGCTTCATGAGCATG GCTTCAAACCTAATGAACAACCCCCAGATTCAGCAGCT CATGTCCGGCATGATTTCGGGTGGCAGCAACCCCTTGGGCACTCCCGGCACCAGCCCCTCGCAGAACGACCTGGCCAGCCTCATCCAGGC GGGTCAGCAGTTTGCCCAGCAGATGCAGCAGCAGAACCCAGAGTTGATAGAGCAGCTCAGGAGCCAGATCCGGAGTCGGACGCCCAGCGCCAGCAACGATGACCAGCAGGAGTGA